The segment ATCAATTTTCGGATTTTAGCATTTTCCATATCCCTAGAGCCAGGAATATGCGAGAAGTGGTAGTGCTTTTCTTTTCTATGTAGATTGGTTTGGACTGAACATCTCTTTAGAACGATTTAAATTGGCCTTTTCTATGTAAATCCTCTTCTGTGTGAATTCAAGCATGAAATGCTTTTGACTTGATTTCtttccttctttctttttcCTACGAATTTCATAAATTTGGgggataaaaatgaaaaaaatgaaatatttgggcatataacttttttataaaaatgaaagtAATTGGATGAATAGTGTGAAAAGGAGTGATGTTGATAGGGTTAAGAAAGAGCAAAGAGAAGGGTCCCGCAACACGTGGCCTGTGTAATTTCATCTCTCTCCTCTCCTATTCTCCATATAAGGAAGAGAGAGCCGGtggaaaaataaaatagcaaATCCCTAAAAATTCAAGCAGAAGCAACACACACTCACAAGATTATCTTGTAGAAGAAGATGGGACTACAAGGTCAACTCTCGGACGTTTCCTCCGATTCAATCCCTCTGATGCTCGTCGCTCTCATCGCTACTTTCTTCAAACACCTCCGCTCTTTCTTCCTccgcttctcctcctcctccgttgTCGTCGTCGAAGAAGATGCTTCAGCCTCCTCCGTTTACTCCGGACTCGCGAACCTCGCCGACCAGCTCAAACTCAACCGACTCTTGTCATACCTCTACGCTGATAACGCCGCCTCCGCATCCTCGGATTGCATCGTGTGTTTGTCTACACTCAAGACCGGAGAACAAGTGAGGAAGCTGGATTGCAGACACGTGTTCCACAAACAGTGCTTGGAAGGTTGGATCCAGCATCTCAATTTCAACTGCCCCTTGTGTAGATCTCCATTGATTCCCCACGGAGGATCTGATTCGATCCCTCTTGTCACTACTGCATCTCGTTAAATTTTTTCCATTCACTATGAACAAAGGAAAAGAGAGATGAAGAGTTTGGGGGGCTGTTTTTGATCTCGTTGCTTTctcctcttttcttttttttagggCTATTTGTgtgattattatttatatattttcgttctttttttttcccagGAATTTCTCAGATCGGAGAGGTTCTTTTGGTTTTGTTGTAAATTTTTAGTATGAAATGTTTTGTTGTTCAAAAATTAGAAAATCCGAAAGCTTGCAATACTCCCTGGAATTGTAATATTTTCCAGCATAGAGACAGAAACTAGTGGTACTATTTTTTATCAACTTGTTGCATTTCACTCCATTGGTTTGAATTTGGATATGACATGAATGAATCTATAACAGCAGCAATCAACATTTGCCATGTGACCATGTCTATACTTAAATTTCCAATTCATGAAAGTAATGTTGTGTCAAATGTGGCGGCAATAATTGATCTGTTTTAAACCCACTAAACAACCTCTGATGGCTTTTTAGGTTATTTAGAACAAATGCCTCTGGGGCATCTGGGTGGGTCTTTATTTAGTCGGAACTCCGAAGATTGAACTAATGTCTAAGAAGCAAAACAACCCAACTAGAAACTCTTATTTCACTTGTATTACGATCAGTCCAATATTACAAGGGGGTCTGAAACATAAGAAACCCAAATATATACAGGATAACAAATTAAGAGATTACAAGGCTGTATTTTTGATTTTGTTAAAATCACTTTATTTTTCTCCATTGTCAAAAAGCTGGAatagctcagttggttagagcgtGTGGCTGTTAACCACAAGGTCGGAGGTTCgacccctccttctagcgctaTTTTGTTTGTGGCTCTACTTCGTTATAATAAgaatctctcttttcttttcgtACTTCGTACTCTACTTCCAATTTTATCGTTTTATTGTGAGTTAGGGAGAGATGTATAATCGGAATATAGATATATGGTGCCATCTTCTTGACGactctgattaaaaaaaatgccAAAAACCAAGATATGAAGAATAGATTTACATACAAATGTAAGAGTACTAGTTAAAGGTTAAAAAATACACATGCAACTACCTCATCCACACTCTCACGACGACCAAAATGAAAAATACCAAATAATCAAATGAAGAAAGAAGAGGAACTAATCATCTTCGAACAGATGAAGTGCCAGACTCCATGTTTTCAAGAGAAGTTGGTTCCACCTGCAAAGACATTGTCCTCAACACATCTCCATTCTGCGCTTGTCCACGCTCCTGCGCCGCTCTAAAATAAGCATAAGGACCCCACCCTTCTTCGTGGTAAGGGTTAGGATAAAACTGACGGTAACAAAAGGCAGCCACAAAGAGACCAATAAGAGCTCCAGCAAAGACGTCTTGCCAGTGATGCCAGTAGTCATCCACACGCGATATCCCCACGAGACAAGCCGCGAGAAGAGGAGCGAACACAAGGCAGAGCTTAGCAACATGCCCTTCTCTGTTAAAGGCCTTGACTTTACCAGACAAGTAAAGCGAGAGGTAGCCAAGTCCCGCGAAAGACCAAGACGTGTGTCCACTCGGGAAGCTTTTGTGACCTTCTTTAACCTCTCCTGGTTTACCATGGCATATCACACCACCCAAGGCATTGTAAACCTCTTTGCCGTCAGGGAAGCAACGCCAGTAGAAGTTAGGACGAGGGCGTCCCGTGGCGAGCTTGATGGAGTCAGTGATGATACCAGTTATCAAAACCGTGAAGAGAAGCCCGAGAATGCTGTGGTGAAGATCGTACACGCAAGTCCTCTTCATGTAGAAACAGACGAATACTATGATCGGGAGCAGCACAGCGTAGATTGGTACGGACCAGACAGGGACGGTGTTGTCATTAAAAGGGTATTTAAGATCAGTCATCATGTCTCTCCCAACGTATCTGTAGAAAGGAGATATGAGCTGCAAACCGATCTCGATGGCCACCAAGATCACGAGTATGATCCAGTCGTGTTTGTGTTTAGAGGCGACGCCGGCTCCATGGCTTCTTATCGTGTGGATAGCAAGATCTATCTCCTGCATCCTCCCTCTCTGCGGCTCCTGTTCCTGTTCAAGAACACACACATGAATCAGAATCAAGTCAGAGACATGTAATCAGTAATCTAACTGGATCAAAAGGATGtatgtataaatataatacTAGTTGGGGGTTTGAAGTCTCTGATTTGGATGAGCGTAGTAACGGAATGCAATTCATTCTCAATATGCGTTAATCATTGACCAAATCAGACCATATAAGTTTGATTGTGAAGCGCAGTTTCTGattagtatattattattttgttattaccACGACAACAGATTGCTTTACATCCAGCCAGTTCTGTCTGTATGATTCATCGCTGTCCTAAGCACGGTTCTCATTAACTATATTTTCGTTGACTTCTAACTAACTTATTAAGCTGAGCTCTTTTTCAGAAGTAatgaaaaaagaagataaacacAAATGATACTCCTTTTTTCTGggagatattttatttttgtctctACACATATTAAAACAACATTCAAATTCggtaataaatgttttatttttctgattaaatactttaataaatataattattttaagttaaTAATAATTTACCTTTCTTAATTTGCAAAAATACATagaaaatctgaaaaatctatttttagaaaccttttttttgtaacataaacatttttttttgtaagacatttatcttttaaaaattgaatAGAATAATTTGGAGGAAGTGGAACAGAGAGACGAGTTAATTAGGGttgttaatcttttaccaaccgcttgtgttacacaatgatcacagtgtgttacacacgagttcgagagaaagaataagatagacgtttcaggcttataaactttactgaaaatacttttgtattattgagattcggtgatatatttacaacagatgattgatctttatatagagatcgaatcaatacaagtataagagacacaactatttatactaaaggacacaacatgaagagttacaactctttgtgtaataacataaataactaacttatgtaaatgtatcaaggagagattagattatatagtttaacactcctccttaatcatatctcgacttgactccaagctgcttccttagatcttcaaatcttgaaccgCCCAATGCCTTTGTGAGAATGTCTGCGAGTTGATCATCCCCTTTGCAATACTTCAGTTCAATGATTCCCTTTTGCTCAGCTTCCCTCACGAAATGGTACTTGATCTCTATGTGCTTCGTCCTTCTGTGTTGCACCGGATTCTTCCCAATTGCTATTGCTGATTTGTTGTCACATAAGATCGGAATGCCTCCTTCAAACTTCTGACCAAAGTCTTCAAATAGTCTTTGTAACCACACTGCTTGATTTGCTGCTGCACACACGGCTATGTACTCTGCCTCAGCCGTTGATTGCGCCACTCTTTGTTGCTTGCTTGACTGCCAACAAAACATGGCTGATCCAAGAGTAAACACATAACCTGAAGTGCTTTTCTTGTCTTCCTTAGAACCACCCCAATCGCTGTCCGTGTAGCCTAGAAGTCTTGGTTCTTTCACGCTTGTGAAGTACACTCCAAAGTTTGATGTTCCTTTGACATATCTTAACACCCTCTTGGCTTCTTGGTAGTGCTTCATGCGAGGTGATGAAATGTATCTTGAGAGATAGGCGCTTGCATACATCACATCAGGTCTTGATGCACACAAGTACAAAAGCCCTCCAATGATGCTTCTATACTTAGTCGGATCTCCATACTCCTTGTCATCCTCAACTCCTTTTCCTTGTGGTGTAAGTGGATTGCTTACACTCTTGCTGTCTCGCATCCCAAACTTGTCTACAAGTTTGTTTGCATATTTTTCTTGTGAAAGAAATATGCCTCCATTGTCTTGAATTACTTCCATTCCAAGAAAGTAGTTCAACAATCCAAGATCCACcatctcgaattctttcttCATGTTCTCCTTGAATGTGTTGATGCTCTGAATGTTGCTTCCTGTGATGAttatatcatccacatatagaCTCACGATCAACACATCTCCTCCTTGCTTCTTGATGTATAAGGCCGCATCATTCATACTCCTCTCAAAACCGTTTTGAAGAAAGTATGAATCTATCCTTCCATACCATGCCCTTGGGGCttgctttaaaccatataaagCTTTGTGTAGCCTTAACACCTTGTGTTCCTTCCCGTGTGTCACATACCCAGGCGGTTGTGTGACATACACTTCTTCCTTGAGGTCGCCATTGAGAAAGGCtgacttcacatccatctgataCAATTGCCACTTCATCTGAGCCGCATAGGCAAGTATGGCTCGTAttgtatcatgtcttgagacagGAGCAAACGTCTCAAGGTAGTCAACACCATACTCTTGAGAgaaccctcttgcaactagccgcgccttgtgcttgatgtgattgccgtttgcatcggtcttgatcttgtagatccacttcacacttatcacattcttcttctttggcttgTCCACTAGTTCCCACGTCTTGTTCTTCTCAATCATGGCTATCTCCTCATTCATTGCTTCTCTCCATTCCTTGGTACCACACGCTTCATCATAAGTGTATGGTTCTTCATTTGCATGAAGACAAGCTTCTATAGCTTGAGCCgcttcatcaagctctactctcGGTGCCCTTTCCATGATATCAACCATGGACTTGAACTTCCTTGGTGCCTCAGaagtttcttcatctccactactagtatcatgatcatcattttgaaaagaaataggACTGAAAGTACCTCCAAATTGTTCCTCAGgactggatgcaccttcggtttgttcctcaggactggatgcaccttcggtttgATCCTCAGGCGAGTGAGAGTCTTCCATAGACAACTCCAATGtcttcctcacttcttcttgccttttccaatcccacttctttccttcttcaaactcgacatctcttgatacttcaatcttctcattctccaaaatgAGAACTCTATAGCCTTTGGATTGGTTGCTATATCCAACAAAGACTCCACGCTTTGCCTTGACGTCTAGCTTCCTCCTCTTTTGATTTGGGATATGTATGTAGCATATGCTACCAAACATTCTCATGTGTGACACATCTGGCTTGTGTCCACACCACTTCTCTATAGGAGTGACATCTTCTTCTATTGCCTTTGATGGCAGACGGTTTTGAAGATATGAGGCAGTGTATACCGCTTCTGCCCATAACTTGAGCGGTAAGTCTTGCTCTGCCAACATCGATCTAGCCATCTCCACCAAGGTCCTATTCATGCGCTCCGCTgcaccattttgttgtggtgaatAAGGCAAGGTGACTTGCTTAttgattccttcttcttcacagaacCGGTTGAATTCTCGTGAAGTGAACTCACCA is part of the Brassica rapa cultivar Chiifu-401-42 chromosome A09, CAAS_Brap_v3.01, whole genome shotgun sequence genome and harbors:
- the LOC103839503 gene encoding lipid phosphate phosphatase 1, with protein sequence MVFGSFFSSLKFWGNSQEQEPQRGRMQEIDLAIHTIRSHGAGVASKHKHDWIILVILVAIEIGLQLISPFYRYVGRDMMTDLKYPFNDNTVPVWSVPIYAVLLPIIVFVCFYMKRTCVYDLHHSILGLLFTVLITGIITDSIKLATGRPRPNFYWRCFPDGKEVYNALGGVICHGKPGEVKEGHKSFPSGHTSWSFAGLGYLSLYLSGKVKAFNREGHVAKLCLVFAPLLAACLVGISRVDDYWHHWQDVFAGALIGLFVAAFCYRQFYPNPYHEEGWGPYAYFRAAQERGQAQNGDVLRTMSLQVEPTSLENMESGTSSVRR
- the LOC103839504 gene encoding E3 ubiquitin-protein ligase RHA2B-like, translated to MGLQGQLSDVSSDSIPLMLVALIATFFKHLRSFFLRFSSSSVVVVEEDASASSVYSGLANLADQLKLNRLLSYLYADNAASASSDCIVCLSTLKTGEQVRKLDCRHVFHKQCLEGWIQHLNFNCPLCRSPLIPHGGSDSIPLVTTASR